One genomic region from Spirosoma sp. KCTC 42546 encodes:
- the ade gene encoding adenine deaminase, with product MITANILNLFDQTIFYGTLTVENGRINEIHRLGPERPGEPYVLPGFVDAHVHVESSLLTPPQFARLAVVHGTVATVSDPHEIGNVLGVAGVHYMIDEARRVPFKFMFGAPSCVPATTFETAGATISVKDVRNLLALKEIGYLAEMMNFPGVLHQDPDVMAKIALANAFNKPVDGHAPGLTGDDAQRYMDAGITTDHECFTYEEGLDKAKRGMNILIREGSAARNFEALIPLLAEFPQQIMFCSDDKHPDTLSEGHINQLVVRALAKGHSLWNVLRAACLNPVLHYRLPVGLLREGDPADYIVVDNLREFHIQQTVINGEIVAENGQSNIPDLRSEHVNQFSCSPKKPEDFLVKMESAGLIRVIEALDGQLITNELHLEPKLENNQIVPDVERDILKMVVVNRYQDAPPAIAFIKNFGLKHGAIASSVGHDSHNITAVGCDDDSICKAVNLVIEARGGLSAVGSEHGARGMGHGLSSPHTPLPPAPGPLLLPLPVAGLMTDTDGYDVATQYTLLDQFAKQELGSMLAAPFMTLSFMALLVIPNLKLSDKGLFDGKRFTFVSMQTENA from the coding sequence ATGATCACGGCTAATATCCTGAATCTCTTCGATCAAACGATTTTTTATGGCACGCTCACCGTCGAAAATGGGCGGATCAACGAGATTCATCGTCTTGGGCCCGAACGTCCGGGTGAACCTTATGTACTGCCCGGTTTTGTCGATGCCCACGTTCATGTGGAAAGTTCTTTGCTAACGCCCCCGCAGTTTGCCCGGTTGGCTGTTGTGCACGGAACGGTGGCCACGGTGTCGGACCCGCATGAGATCGGGAATGTGCTTGGTGTAGCCGGTGTGCACTACATGATTGATGAGGCTCGCCGGGTTCCCTTTAAATTTATGTTTGGCGCACCCTCCTGCGTTCCGGCCACAACGTTCGAGACGGCTGGTGCTACCATCAGTGTGAAAGATGTTCGGAACTTACTGGCACTGAAAGAAATAGGCTACCTGGCCGAAATGATGAATTTTCCGGGTGTGCTACATCAGGACCCCGACGTAATGGCTAAAATCGCCCTGGCCAATGCATTCAATAAGCCTGTTGATGGCCACGCTCCTGGCTTAACTGGCGACGATGCCCAGCGCTACATGGATGCTGGTATCACCACCGACCATGAATGTTTTACCTACGAAGAGGGTCTGGATAAAGCGAAACGGGGTATGAATATTCTCATTCGTGAAGGAAGTGCCGCCCGTAACTTCGAAGCTCTGATTCCACTGCTGGCTGAGTTCCCACAGCAGATTATGTTCTGTTCGGACGATAAACATCCGGATACACTGTCAGAAGGCCACATCAATCAGTTAGTTGTACGGGCTTTGGCAAAAGGTCATTCTCTGTGGAATGTACTCCGGGCGGCCTGTTTAAATCCGGTCTTACATTATCGACTACCCGTTGGTTTGCTTCGCGAGGGTGACCCTGCTGATTATATCGTGGTTGATAATCTGCGGGAATTTCATATCCAGCAAACCGTAATTAATGGTGAGATCGTAGCTGAAAATGGCCAATCGAACATACCCGATTTGCGGAGCGAACACGTCAATCAGTTTAGCTGCTCACCTAAGAAACCGGAGGATTTTTTGGTGAAAATGGAGTCTGCGGGATTAATCCGGGTCATTGAAGCACTCGATGGGCAGCTCATCACCAACGAACTTCACCTGGAACCCAAACTGGAGAACAACCAAATTGTGCCGGATGTGGAGCGGGATATTCTGAAAATGGTTGTCGTTAATCGGTATCAGGACGCTCCTCCAGCTATTGCTTTCATTAAAAACTTTGGGTTGAAACACGGGGCCATTGCCTCGTCGGTTGGGCATGATTCGCATAATATTACGGCGGTTGGTTGCGATGATGACAGTATCTGCAAAGCCGTCAATCTGGTGATAGAAGCTCGGGGAGGGTTATCGGCGGTGGGGAGTGAGCATGGGGCCAGGGGCATGGGGCATGGGCTTTCCTCTCCTCACACCCCCCTGCCCCCTGCCCCTGGCCCCCTACTACTCCCGTTGCCGGTGGCAGGCCTAATGACCGATACCGATGGGTATGATGTAGCTACACAATATACATTACTCGATCAGTTCGCAAAGCAGGAATTAGGGAGTATGCTGGCAGCGCCATTTATGACCTTATCCTTTATGGCTCTATTGGTTATTCCAAACCTGAAATTAAGTGATAAAGGATTGTTTGATGGAAAAAGGTTCACTTTTGTGTCGATGCAAACGGAAAATGCGTGA
- a CDS encoding RNA polymerase sigma factor, giving the protein MARSRTQIGPDDETLWNLFRSGDENAFARLYQNYVQTLYHYCAHFATDRALIKDCIHDLFVELWKHRTTIGPTTSVRFYLMASIKRKLVRHLTAEQKLVSQDDMINGRRVGDTLPGADPSHENLLIAHEEDSFMNDCLHQALEKLPRRQREAVHLRYFQNMSNEEISALMHINIQSVYNLIFGAMSNLKRYVTLENVSL; this is encoded by the coding sequence ATGGCTCGCTCCCGTACTCAAATCGGACCCGACGACGAAACACTGTGGAATCTGTTTCGTAGTGGTGATGAAAATGCGTTTGCCCGACTGTATCAAAATTATGTTCAAACCCTTTACCATTATTGCGCCCATTTTGCCACCGACCGGGCGTTGATTAAAGATTGCATCCACGATTTGTTCGTTGAACTCTGGAAGCACCGCACAACCATCGGACCAACCACTTCGGTACGGTTCTATCTGATGGCTTCAATTAAACGTAAGCTGGTTCGACACCTGACCGCCGAACAGAAATTAGTTAGTCAGGACGACATGATCAATGGTCGGCGCGTTGGCGATACGCTTCCGGGTGCTGATCCATCCCATGAAAACCTGTTAATTGCCCACGAGGAAGATTCGTTTATGAATGACTGCCTGCATCAGGCCCTCGAAAAATTACCCCGTCGTCAGCGCGAAGCTGTTCATTTACGGTATTTTCAGAACATGAGTAATGAAGAGATTTCGGCCCTCATGCACATTAACATTCAGTCTGTTTACAATTTGATTTTTGGTGCTATGAGCAACCTCAAGCGTTATGTTACGCTCGAAAATGTGTCGCTCTGA
- a CDS encoding replication-associated recombination protein A: MNTDSTPLPERVRPRTLNDVIGQRKLIGPTGALRRAVESGRLPSMILWGPPGVGKTTLALLLAEAVKRPFIALSAINSGVKEIRDVLSRPSGIFPPVVFIDEIHRFNKSQQDALLGAVEKGQITLIGATTENPSFEVNSALLSRCQVYILEGLNREELIQVVDRAIAQDTFLQSKKITVDSYDTLLRLSGGDGRKLLNLLELVASAHVSVDPLVITDEGVTTVAQQNIARYDKSGEQHYDIISAFIKSLRGSDPNAALYWMARMIVAGEDPIFIARRMLIMASEDIGNANPTAMIMASEAVQAIRAIGMPEGRIILSQVAVYLATSPKSNASYVAIDEAIALAEQTAHLPVPLHLRNAPTKLMKQIGYGKDYQYSHAHEGNFAQQNFLPDDLKGHKLYEPGHNAREAEIRRSLQKWWGDWYGY; this comes from the coding sequence ATGAATACAGACTCAACGCCTTTACCCGAGCGGGTACGTCCCCGCACACTCAATGATGTTATTGGTCAGCGAAAGCTTATTGGTCCTACTGGTGCCCTTCGGCGGGCTGTAGAATCGGGCCGACTGCCGTCCATGATTTTATGGGGGCCACCTGGTGTTGGAAAAACGACTCTGGCTTTATTACTGGCCGAAGCCGTCAAACGACCATTTATAGCCCTGAGCGCGATCAATTCGGGAGTAAAGGAAATTCGTGATGTGCTGAGCCGCCCAAGTGGAATATTCCCGCCGGTGGTGTTTATCGACGAAATCCACCGCTTCAACAAAAGCCAGCAGGATGCTTTGCTGGGAGCCGTTGAGAAAGGGCAGATCACATTGATCGGTGCCACGACAGAAAACCCATCCTTCGAAGTAAACAGTGCCTTGCTGTCGCGTTGTCAGGTGTATATTCTGGAAGGGCTCAATCGCGAGGAGTTGATCCAGGTAGTTGATCGGGCCATTGCGCAGGATACGTTTTTGCAATCAAAAAAAATTACGGTTGACTCATACGATACGCTGCTCCGCTTATCGGGTGGCGATGGCCGTAAACTGCTGAATCTATTGGAACTGGTTGCTTCTGCCCACGTATCAGTTGACCCGCTAGTTATCACGGATGAAGGCGTGACGACCGTAGCGCAACAGAACATTGCCCGATACGATAAATCAGGCGAGCAGCATTATGATATCATCTCGGCCTTCATCAAATCATTGCGTGGTTCCGACCCGAACGCGGCTTTATATTGGATGGCTCGGATGATTGTAGCGGGCGAAGACCCGATTTTTATTGCCCGACGCATGCTCATCATGGCATCGGAAGATATCGGCAATGCCAACCCAACTGCAATGATTATGGCATCGGAAGCCGTGCAGGCAATTCGGGCGATCGGTATGCCCGAAGGTCGGATTATTCTTTCGCAAGTGGCTGTTTACTTGGCAACCTCGCCTAAAAGTAACGCGAGTTATGTAGCTATCGATGAGGCCATTGCATTGGCCGAGCAAACAGCTCATTTGCCCGTACCCTTACATCTGCGTAACGCACCAACCAAATTGATGAAGCAAATTGGCTATGGAAAAGATTACCAATATTCACATGCGCACGAAGGCAACTTTGCCCAGCAAAACTTCCTGCCCGACGACCTGAAAGGTCATAAACTCTACGAACCTGGCCACAACGCCCGCGAAGCTGAAATTCGGAGGAGCCTACAGAAGTGGTGGGGAGACTGGTATGGGTATTAA
- a CDS encoding glutamate-5-semialdehyde dehydrogenase codes for MTPITPLLQATQQAAAAVRRLSPAEKTDLLNRLADVLAAHTADIVAENQKDLDRMSTADPKYDRLKLTESRVADLSKSLREVAVLPDPAGEVILERTIEQGLKLKKIAVPLGVVGVIYEARPNVTVDVASLCLRSGNACVLKGGKEADCSNRYLISLIQGVLIEFGVPKAAVTLLPPDRAVVNELLTATRYVDIIIPRGSESLIQFVRKNSLVPTIETGAGVCHAYVEQTADLDKAAAIVVNARVSRPSVCNSLDCVLVDETIAERFLPMLTADFNKWNVEVFADEIAYDIFEKAGYTNLQHAQPEDFGREFLDYKCAVKVVANLDEALSHIQAYSSRHSEAIISQNQPLIDQFLREVDAAAVYANASTRFTDGGVFGLGAEIGISTQKLHARGPFALEKLVTEKWIVVGDGQVRW; via the coding sequence ATGACTCCTATTACGCCACTTCTCCAGGCTACTCAGCAAGCTGCAGCAGCCGTTCGGCGGCTTAGCCCTGCTGAAAAAACTGATTTACTCAATCGGCTGGCCGATGTTCTGGCTGCTCACACTGCCGATATCGTGGCCGAGAATCAAAAGGATCTCGACCGTATGTCGACCGCCGACCCCAAATATGATCGGCTCAAACTGACCGAAAGTCGCGTAGCCGACCTTTCCAAAAGTTTGCGCGAAGTGGCCGTATTGCCCGATCCGGCTGGAGAAGTCATTCTGGAGCGTACCATCGAACAGGGATTAAAGCTCAAAAAAATTGCGGTACCGCTGGGCGTTGTTGGTGTTATTTACGAAGCTCGTCCAAACGTAACGGTCGATGTAGCCTCGTTGTGTTTACGTTCGGGAAATGCCTGCGTACTCAAAGGTGGTAAAGAAGCCGATTGCTCGAATCGGTATTTAATTAGCCTGATTCAGGGTGTGTTGATTGAGTTTGGGGTACCGAAAGCTGCCGTAACGCTGCTCCCTCCCGACCGGGCCGTTGTGAATGAATTGCTCACCGCCACACGCTACGTGGACATTATCATCCCTCGTGGTTCAGAGTCGTTGATTCAATTCGTTCGCAAAAACTCACTTGTGCCCACGATTGAAACGGGTGCTGGTGTTTGCCATGCCTATGTAGAGCAAACCGCTGATTTAGACAAAGCTGCCGCCATTGTTGTAAATGCCCGCGTCTCGCGCCCATCGGTCTGTAATTCACTCGACTGCGTGCTGGTTGACGAAACCATCGCCGAGCGCTTTCTACCCATGCTGACCGCCGACTTCAACAAATGGAACGTGGAAGTTTTCGCCGATGAAATTGCTTACGACATTTTCGAGAAAGCGGGCTACACAAACCTGCAACACGCCCAACCCGAGGACTTTGGTCGTGAGTTTCTGGATTACAAATGCGCCGTGAAAGTCGTGGCAAATTTAGACGAAGCCCTTTCTCATATTCAGGCGTACTCATCGCGCCACTCCGAAGCAATTATCTCTCAAAATCAGCCGCTTATCGACCAATTCCTTCGCGAGGTCGATGCCGCTGCGGTGTATGCGAACGCGTCTACCCGATTTACGGATGGCGGTGTCTTTGGCCTAGGTGCCGAAATCGGTATTTCAACCCAGAAACTCCACGCTCGCGGCCCATTCGCACTCGAGAAATTAGTAACCGAGAAGTGGATTGTTGTGGGTGACGGGCAAGTGAGGTGGTAG
- a CDS encoding DUF6516 family protein, which produces MNRYISLITNALFTLNENPIVSKYDVLVHEHTADKFHLKLRIEFTDRSVLYTNEYIGNLVRKYAFQWQTGNTSWLVRWDNVPHFPKLASFPHHKHDYRSGSEVVTDSFDISLAEVLVYIHDQLTNSKI; this is translated from the coding sequence ATGAATAGGTATATATCGCTTATAACCAATGCCCTATTTACTCTGAATGAAAATCCAATCGTCAGTAAATACGACGTCCTTGTTCATGAGCATACTGCCGATAAATTTCATTTGAAATTGCGAATAGAATTTACCGACAGGTCGGTTCTTTATACGAATGAATACATAGGAAACCTTGTTCGTAAATACGCTTTTCAATGGCAAACAGGCAACACTAGTTGGCTTGTTCGTTGGGACAACGTACCGCATTTTCCTAAACTTGCCTCCTTTCCACATCACAAACACGATTATCGAAGTGGATCGGAAGTTGTAACCGATAGCTTTGACATTTCGCTGGCAGAAGTATTAGTCTACATTCATGACCAGTTAACGAATTCAAAAATATGA
- the proB gene encoding glutamate 5-kinase: MSKPVLVLKFGTASITKPTGEPNEPVMVDIARQVAALHPHYRIVLVSSGAVGAGKALIRDYKGDITQRKAAAAVGNLLLLNQYSRFFSIYGISIAQSLCERHHFASRDQFLQLKQTYEELWENDLIPIANENDVVSNRELKFSDNDELATLIAVGFGAEALMLCTSVGGLLDANGHIIRQVVEFDERVFGVVRTDKSSLGLGGMASKLTFAKLATRMGIRVVIFGLNEPDSLGRALRGETGTEFTPHPITLSARNRWLASGSLAVGRVQIDAGAVRALKQRRSLLAVGVRAVLDDFAAGELVEILDEKQETIAVARTRISSETLTQQLNQQNVEVANANDIVLL; this comes from the coding sequence ATGTCTAAGCCAGTTTTAGTACTAAAGTTTGGTACTGCTTCCATTACAAAACCTACCGGCGAACCCAATGAGCCTGTTATGGTCGATATTGCCCGACAGGTAGCCGCCCTGCATCCACACTACCGTATTGTATTGGTGTCGTCGGGGGCAGTGGGTGCCGGGAAAGCCCTGATTCGTGATTATAAAGGTGATATTACCCAGCGTAAAGCGGCTGCGGCTGTAGGTAATTTACTGCTACTCAACCAGTATTCGCGCTTCTTTTCTATTTACGGAATTTCGATTGCCCAAAGCCTTTGCGAACGGCATCATTTTGCCAGCCGCGACCAGTTTCTGCAACTCAAGCAGACCTATGAAGAACTGTGGGAAAATGACCTGATCCCAATTGCCAACGAAAATGATGTGGTGAGCAATCGTGAACTGAAGTTTTCTGATAATGACGAATTGGCCACCCTCATTGCCGTAGGCTTTGGGGCCGAAGCCCTGATGCTATGCACATCGGTCGGTGGCTTATTGGATGCAAATGGGCATATAATTCGACAGGTTGTCGAGTTCGATGAACGCGTATTTGGCGTTGTTCGAACCGATAAATCATCGCTGGGTTTGGGCGGTATGGCCTCTAAGCTAACCTTCGCTAAACTGGCTACCCGTATGGGCATTCGTGTTGTTATTTTCGGCTTAAACGAACCCGACAGTCTTGGCCGGGCTTTACGGGGCGAAACGGGCACCGAGTTCACACCGCACCCAATTACCCTCTCCGCCCGAAATCGGTGGCTGGCCAGTGGTAGTTTAGCCGTAGGACGCGTGCAGATCGATGCGGGTGCCGTGCGTGCGCTGAAACAACGCCGGAGTTTGCTGGCTGTGGGTGTTCGGGCCGTATTGGATGATTTTGCTGCCGGAGAACTGGTCGAAATTCTGGATGAAAAACAGGAAACCATAGCCGTAGCCCGAACGCGGATTTCGTCGGAAACGTTAACGCAACAGCTTAATCAGCAAAATGTTGAGGTCGCCAATGCGAATGATATTGTACTTTTGTAG
- the aat gene encoding leucyl/phenylalanyl-tRNA--protein transferase yields MNKLTADDLIYGYINGIFPMADADGTLYWYAPDPRAIIPIHSYKPAKSLRPILNRNQFEIRINTAFPEVMRACSKPRSEDDSVWISDEIIAAYTELHHMGLAHSVETYIDNRLVGGLYGVALGSAFFGESMFSEVSNSSKVAFHNLILILRQQHFSLLDTQFINDNVRRYGAIEIPKADYLKQLKTALKQKARFTGLVPEKV; encoded by the coding sequence ATGAATAAGCTAACCGCTGATGACCTGATTTACGGGTACATAAACGGGATTTTCCCAATGGCCGATGCCGACGGTACGCTTTATTGGTACGCCCCCGATCCGCGCGCCATTATTCCCATTCATAGTTATAAACCTGCCAAATCTCTTCGCCCGATTCTGAACCGCAATCAGTTCGAGATTCGTATAAATACCGCCTTTCCTGAGGTCATGCGTGCCTGTTCGAAACCCCGTTCTGAAGACGATAGTGTCTGGATTTCCGACGAAATTATTGCGGCTTATACCGAATTACATCATATGGGGCTGGCCCATAGTGTTGAAACGTATATAGACAATCGGCTGGTCGGCGGCTTATACGGGGTTGCGCTGGGCTCGGCTTTTTTCGGCGAATCGATGTTTAGCGAGGTTAGCAATTCCTCGAAAGTGGCATTCCACAATTTAATCCTGATTCTCCGCCAGCAGCATTTCTCGCTGCTCGATACGCAGTTCATTAACGATAACGTTCGGCGCTACGGTGCCATCGAAATCCCCAAAGCAGACTACCTCAAGCAACTTAAAACCGCCCTTAAACAAAAAGCCCGATTCACGGGTCTGGTGCCCGAAAAGGTGTAG
- a CDS encoding dihydrodipicolinate synthase family protein, whose protein sequence is MNVSVNWEGVYPALLTPFTADDQLDLPLFEKNLQAQLDAGVHGFIIGGSLGEASTLLNDEKIELLKSGLAVSDGKVPVLINIAEQATKQAIARAQEAEANGADGLMLLPPMRYPADARETVTYFKSVAQETSLPIMIYNNPYDYKIMTTVAMFHELAELPNIQAVKESTRDLTNVTRMRNAFGDRYKLLGGVDTLALEALLLGCDGWVGGLVDAFPQETVAIYELAKAGQVAEALEIYRWFMPLLELDIHPKLVQYIKLAATATGIGSEYVRAPRLPLIGAEREQVLDVIQTALAKRPVVNV, encoded by the coding sequence ATGAACGTTTCTGTAAACTGGGAAGGTGTTTATCCCGCGCTACTGACTCCATTTACGGCTGATGATCAGCTCGATCTGCCACTTTTTGAGAAAAATCTCCAGGCTCAGCTCGATGCCGGGGTACACGGATTTATCATTGGGGGCTCGCTTGGCGAAGCCAGTACGCTGCTGAACGATGAGAAAATCGAACTTCTGAAATCGGGGCTGGCGGTTAGCGATGGAAAAGTGCCCGTTCTGATCAATATTGCTGAACAGGCTACTAAACAGGCCATTGCGCGCGCTCAGGAAGCAGAAGCCAATGGCGCTGATGGGCTCATGCTGCTGCCTCCGATGCGTTACCCTGCCGATGCCCGCGAAACGGTTACGTACTTTAAATCGGTGGCTCAGGAAACATCATTGCCAATCATGATCTATAATAATCCGTACGATTACAAGATCATGACTACCGTAGCCATGTTTCATGAACTAGCCGAACTGCCCAATATTCAGGCCGTAAAAGAATCAACGCGTGATCTGACCAATGTAACCCGTATGCGAAATGCCTTTGGCGACCGCTATAAACTGCTGGGTGGTGTCGATACGTTGGCCCTGGAAGCATTGCTACTAGGGTGCGATGGCTGGGTTGGCGGTCTGGTTGACGCATTTCCACAGGAAACCGTTGCGATTTATGAATTGGCTAAAGCGGGTCAGGTAGCCGAAGCGCTGGAAATCTACCGCTGGTTCATGCCCCTGCTCGAACTGGATATTCACCCGAAATTAGTTCAATACATCAAACTGGCCGCTACAGCAACTGGCATTGGTTCCGAATATGTGCGAGCACCCCGCCTGCCGCTAATCGGTGCGGAACGGGAACAGGTACTGGACGTTATTCAAACGGCTTTAGCAAAGCGACCGGTTGTTAATGTATAA
- a CDS encoding 4-hydroxyproline epimerase gives MSEFHFFCIDAHTCGNPVRVVTGGSIPFLQGGTMSEKRQHFLRDYDWIRKGLMFEPRGHDMMSGSILYPPTDPANDAGVLFIETSGCLPMCGHGTIGTVTVAIEQNLIRPQTPGVLNLEVPAGLVRAEYQQEGRKVTSVKITNIKSYLAAEKLTVECPDLGTLTVDVAYGGNFYAIVDPQPNFPGLEHYKAEQLIGWARVMRERMNEQYTFVHPENPTINGLSHILWTGKPLQETSTARNAVFYGDKAIDRSPCGTGTSARMAQWYAQGRLKPGDTFVHESIIGSIFNGRIEAETELAGNPAIVPSIEGWARIHGYNHIILDEDDPYVFGFQVI, from the coding sequence ATGTCCGAGTTTCATTTTTTTTGCATTGATGCGCATACCTGCGGCAACCCGGTGCGGGTTGTTACGGGGGGGAGTATTCCGTTTTTGCAGGGCGGGACTATGAGTGAAAAACGCCAGCATTTCCTGCGTGACTACGACTGGATTCGGAAAGGACTTATGTTCGAACCGCGGGGGCACGACATGATGTCGGGGAGTATTCTGTATCCGCCTACCGATCCCGCTAATGATGCGGGTGTGCTATTTATCGAGACTTCTGGGTGTTTGCCCATGTGCGGTCATGGCACGATTGGTACGGTAACGGTCGCCATTGAGCAGAATCTGATTAGGCCCCAAACACCGGGCGTCCTCAACCTCGAAGTGCCCGCCGGATTGGTTCGGGCCGAATACCAGCAGGAGGGAAGGAAGGTAACGTCGGTGAAGATTACGAATATTAAATCGTACCTGGCAGCCGAGAAATTGACGGTCGAATGCCCTGACTTGGGAACGCTCACGGTCGATGTTGCCTACGGTGGTAATTTCTACGCCATTGTTGATCCGCAACCCAATTTCCCCGGCCTGGAGCACTATAAAGCGGAGCAGCTTATTGGCTGGGCGCGGGTGATGCGTGAGCGGATGAACGAGCAATATACCTTCGTCCATCCCGAAAACCCGACCATTAACGGCCTGAGTCATATTCTCTGGACAGGAAAGCCACTGCAAGAAACCTCTACCGCCCGAAATGCTGTTTTCTACGGCGATAAAGCCATTGACCGCTCACCCTGTGGAACGGGCACCTCGGCCCGGATGGCGCAGTGGTACGCGCAGGGGCGACTCAAACCGGGTGACACGTTTGTTCATGAGAGTATCATCGGCTCCATTTTCAACGGGCGTATCGAAGCAGAAACCGAATTAGCTGGTAATCCGGCTATTGTGCCAAGTATCGAAGGTTGGGCCCGGATTCACGGCTACAATCACATCATTCTCGACGAAGACGACCCATACGTGTTTGGGTTTCAGGTAATTTAA
- a CDS encoding FAD-binding oxidoreductase encodes MSHVGIVGGGIVGLCSAYYLHKAGHRVTLFDQGPIADGCSFGNAGMIVPSHIIPLAQPGMMAKGMRWMLKSTSPFYVKPRLNADLLRWGWLFYRHSTPEHVERSIPVLRDLSLLSKTLYQELASNSDLTFEWQERGLLMLYKTASAEHEMAEEAEVANHAGIEAQVLNGQQVQDLEPDTRVDVRGGIFYPGDAHLNPNELIKSLVAYLRREGVTILENHTVTGFGKTGSTIKSVQTAQGDYPVDAVVIAGGAWSPVLAKQLDLSLSLQGGKGYSFMLRSVANNIRVPAIMLEARATATPMGADLRFAGTLEVAGTDMTVNMNRVRGIVQSINNYYPDMPVEMPAVETVWRGLRPCSPDGLPYIGPTERYNNVVLATGHGMMGLSLGPATGKLVSELMDDSVRSMDVAAFKPERFAR; translated from the coding sequence ATGTCACACGTTGGTATTGTGGGCGGGGGTATTGTTGGACTTTGTTCGGCGTATTACCTGCACAAAGCGGGGCACCGCGTAACGCTGTTCGATCAGGGACCTATTGCCGATGGCTGTTCGTTCGGTAATGCGGGTATGATTGTACCCAGTCATATTATCCCGCTGGCGCAACCGGGTATGATGGCTAAAGGCATGCGCTGGATGCTGAAATCGACCAGCCCGTTTTATGTAAAACCGAGACTAAACGCCGATTTACTGCGTTGGGGCTGGCTTTTCTACCGCCATTCGACACCCGAGCACGTTGAGCGTTCCATTCCGGTGCTGCGCGATCTTAGTCTGCTCAGTAAAACGTTGTATCAGGAGTTGGCCAGTAACAGCGATTTAACTTTTGAGTGGCAGGAGCGGGGACTACTGATGCTCTACAAAACCGCATCTGCCGAACACGAAATGGCCGAAGAAGCCGAGGTGGCTAACCACGCGGGCATCGAAGCGCAGGTACTCAATGGCCAGCAAGTGCAGGACTTGGAACCCGACACGCGGGTTGACGTTCGCGGTGGTATTTTTTATCCCGGCGATGCGCACCTGAATCCAAATGAATTGATCAAGTCGCTGGTTGCCTATCTGCGTCGGGAGGGGGTTACCATTCTGGAAAATCATACCGTTACAGGATTCGGCAAAACGGGTTCAACGATTAAATCGGTGCAGACTGCGCAGGGTGATTATCCCGTTGATGCGGTTGTTATAGCGGGTGGTGCCTGGTCGCCTGTTCTTGCAAAGCAACTGGATTTGAGTCTATCCTTGCAGGGTGGTAAAGGCTATAGCTTTATGCTTAGGAGCGTAGCTAACAACATTCGTGTACCCGCCATCATGCTCGAAGCCCGCGCTACGGCCACGCCGATGGGAGCGGATCTTCGCTTTGCGGGAACACTCGAAGTAGCTGGTACCGATATGACCGTGAACATGAATCGAGTGCGGGGTATTGTACAGTCGATAAACAACTATTATCCAGATATGCCGGTCGAGATGCCTGCCGTGGAAACGGTTTGGCGGGGATTGCGCCCCTGTTCGCCTGACGGGTTGCCCTACATTGGCCCTACCGAACGCTACAATAACGTCGTGTTGGCTACAGGGCACGGCATGATGGGACTAAGCCTGGGACCAGCTACCGGCAAACTAGTTAGTGAACTTATGGACGATTCGGTTAGAAGCATGGACGTTGCTGCTTTTAAACCGGAACGTTTCGCCCGATAA